The Paraburkholderia caffeinilytica genome segment GAAGGCATCGGCTCGCGCGAAGACTGGATGCTGCGCCCGAACGACGCGTGGCACGGTTTCGGCCCGCTCGCCGACGGTTTCAACATGCTGGACCCGATCAAGGCGACCATCGTCACGCCGGGTCTGGATATGGACGGCGGCTTCGGCGAGTCCGGCATTCCGGCTGCGATCGTCACGAAGTACCTGGCCGAGCACGGCATCATTGTCGAGAAGACCGGTCTGTATTCGTTTTTCATCATGTTCACGATCGGCATCACCAAGGGCCGCTGGAACTCGATGGTGACTGAGTTGCAGCAGTTCAAGGACGACTACGACAACAACCAGCCGCTGTGGCGCGTGCTGCCCGAGTTCGTCTCGCATCATCCGATGTACGAGCGCGTGGGCTTGCGCGATCTGTGCCAGCAGATCCACAGCGTGTACCGCGCGAACGACATTGCGCGCCTGACGACCGAGATGTACCTGTCGAGCATGGAACCGGCGATGAAGCCGTCGGATGCATTCGCCAAGCTCGCGCACCGCGAGATCGACCGGGTACCGATCGACGAACTCGAAGGCCGCGTCACGTCGATTCTGCTGACGCCGTATCCGCCGGGCATTCCGCTGCTGATTCCGGGCGAGCGCTTCAACAAGACCATCGTCAACTATCTGCGTTTCGCGCGCGAGTTCAACGAGCGCTTCCCGGGTTTCCACACGGATATCCACGGACTGGTCGGCGAAACCATCAACGGGCGCATCGAATACTTCGTCGATTGCGTGCGCGCCTGACGATGTGGGTGGTGAAGCCCCTGCTGCACGCTGACGGCTGGCGGCGCGCGTTTGGCGCGCTGGCTTTGACGTTGGCGATGTCGGTGGCGGTGCTCGGCGTCGCGCCGCTTCGGGCGCATGCCGAAGTGGCCGCCGCCGACCCGATCGACGCGTCGATGCGCACCTGTCTTGCGCGCAGCGACATGTCGTCGACGGCGGGGCAGGTGCAGTGCATGGACAACGCGCGGATCGGCTGGAAGGCCGCGTTGGACGGCGCGTGGCAGCAGCTTCAGGCGAAGTTGCCGCAGGCGCAGCGCAAGCCATGGGAAAAGAGCCAGGCAAGCTGGCAGGCCTCACGCGATGTCGAGAAGCAGTTGCTGGCGGACGTGTTCGCGACGACGCACGGCTCGAGGTATGTGCTGGCCGAAGCGGATATGCAATTGCAGCCGGTGCGTGACCGCGCGCTTGCGTTGCGCAGCGCCTTGGCCAGGATCAGCGCCGGCGGCGGGGACCCGCCGCGCCGTCCGCGCGTCTGTACTGCCGACGCGCAATGCGAACACGCGATGTTCGATCTGAACCGCTATTACCGCCGCTTGCAGTCGAAGATGCCGGCGCGCTTGCGTCCGACCCTCGCGCGTGCTCAAAATGCCTGGACCGCGTATCTCAACGCTGCTACGCCGGTGATCGATGAAGGTAGCCGTATCGATATCATCGGTGCGAGGGTCGCGACGCTTAAGCGCTTGTCGGAGACGGTCGGCAACGACTGAATTGTTCGCGGTTTTCTTGTTGGCCTGCGCGGCGCTTTTGTCCGTATGCCTGGGGCTTTGGCCTTTCCTTGAATTGTTAGTGGTTTATTAGCGTTCGCCCCTGTGCGGGGCAGGCACTCACTTCTCTTTGCCGCCGCAAAGAGAAGTAAGCAAGAGAAAGCGGCTCACACCGATCTTGCTAAGCGGGCACCGTAGTTCACACACGGTAGTGGTGCATCTGGAATCTGTGTTCGTGCACCTGCATAGGCTGGTGACAAGGGAGTCATACTTCCGGCGGCGCTGCGCGCGCCGAAGAGCACTTCACAAAACCACCCACTCCGTTCTGGCGCTCAGGCCCAATCGAAGCCGCCGGGTTCCCACGCAGACCCGTCCGCGACGCACGCAGTGCGGAGTGGGAGCTGATGAGCCCTTTGTCACTAGCGCCTGAAGGTGCGAGGGCACGGATTCCAGATGCACCACTACCCGTTGCGCGCTACGGTGCCCACTTAGCATGAGCGGTGTGAGCCGCTTTCTCTTGCTTACTTCTCTTTGCGGCGGCAAAGAGAAGTAAGTGCCCGCCCCGCACAGGGGCGACGCTAATAGACCACTAGCAATGCAAGGAAAGCCCAACGCCGTACGCGTACAGACAACTGAAACGCCGAGCAGGCAACCACACACTCAAGAAAAGGCCAACACCGCAGGCAGCCAAACAAACACCCCGCCGCGAAGGCCCCAAAAAACCACTAATCACGCGGCGAAGAAGCCGCCCCATGACTCAACCAGTCGAGCACGGCAGTCGCATCATCATCCGCGCCCTGTCGCGCCTTGGCGACGGTCTCAGCCACATCCGCGCTAGGCATAGCGCGCCGAATCGCCACACCAACAGCAAGAATATCGATCATGACGAGATGCAATATCCGCGAAATCATCGACAACTGCGACTCGCGAATCTCAATGTGATCGGTCTCCAAAGCGACGGTGGCCCGCTTGGCCAGCGGCGTATTGCTGGACGTGATGGCAATCACCTTCGCTCCCGCCTGCATGGCGACATCCAGCACGCGCAGTAATTCAGGCGCACGCCCCGACTTCGACACGGCAACGATCACATCACCCTTGCCGAGCAAGGCAGCAGACGCCGCCTGCATATAGAGATCGCCGTAGGCGATCGTCGGAATACCAAACCGGAAGAACTTGTAGTGCGCGTCCTGCGCGACGATATTCGAATTGCCGAGCCCGTAAAACTCGATCCGCCGCGCGCCGTTCAACAGATCGATCGCCCGTTCGACCTGGTCGAAATTCAAATGCTCGCGCAGCTGCAAAATCGCCGACACGGTGTTGTCCAGCACCTTCGCGCCGAAGTCCGTCGCGGTATCGCCCAGATGCACCTGGCTATGACTCACCGGAATCGTGCCGGTCAAACCCGTCGCCAGTTTCAGCTTGAAATCCGACAAACCCTGGCAGCCGAGCGAGCGGCAAAAGCGGATCACCGTCGGCTGGCTCACGTCGGCCTTGCGCGCGATATCCACGATCGGATCGTTGATGATCGACCGCGGATGATTCAACGCGAGATCGGCCACGCGGCGCTCAGCCGGCGTCAACGCATCGCGCATCTGGCGAATCCGCTCGAACACGGCCGATGAACTGCCGCCCGCGCGGTTCGACAACTGCTCCGCGAGAATCGCCGAAACCCCCAGAAACGCCGGATACTCAGCGGTAATCACGTAGGTCGGCACGTTCTGCAAGTACGCCTCGAAGCGGCCCTTCGCCTCGAACCGTTTGCGGAACGACGAACGCGAGAAGAACTCGCCGAGCCGTGGCACGACGCCGCCGCCGATATAGATGCCACCCAATGCGCCGAGCGTCACCGCGATATTGCCGGCGAAGGTGCCGAGAATTCCGCAGAACACGTCGACGGATTCGGCCGCGAGCGGCTCGCCTTCCAGCGCGCGTTTGACGACCTCGACAGTGTCGACGTTCGCCGCCACACGCTTCTTGTCGCGGCCCGCCAGCGCACGATAGATCACTTCGATGCCGGGGCCCGCGGCCACGCGTTCGAACGAGACGTGCGACCACTTCTTGCGTGCGTACTGCAACACGATGTCTTCGCGCTCGTCGGCTGGCGCGAAGGTGGCGTGGCCGCCTTCGCTGCCGAGCGCGATCCAGCGGTCGTCGGCGGGAATCAGACCGGACACGCCCATGCCGGTGCCCGGGCCGAGCAAGCCGATCACGCTGTTCGGACGGCGCGTGCCGCCGCCCACCTGCACGCGCTGCGCGTCGGTCAGGCCGGGCAGTGCCATGGCTAGCGCGGTAAAGTCGTTCACCACCAGCAGCGTGTCGAAGCCGAGCGCGCGGCGCGTGGCTTCGATCGAGAAGCTCCAGTCGTGATTGGTCATGCTGACCTGATCGCCGTCGACCGGGTTCGCAATCGCAATCGCCGCATGATTCACGCGGCCGATCCTGGTGTCCTTCAGATACTTCTTGATGACTTCGGCAACGCCCGGATAGTCCGCACACGGATAGACCTGCACCGAGCCGATTTCGCCGGGGCTGGTTTCGAGCGCGAAACGCGCATTGGTGCCGCCGATGTCGGCGAGCAGCCTCGGTCCATCGGCGTGCTGGCCCGCGCCCGGAACAGCCTTAGTTTGCACACCAGTAGACATCGAGTCTCACTCCCTTGTCGTTTGCCAACTGCGAGATGGCATTTTTTTGTAGCGAAGCGGTGGCGGCATTCAGCACGTCCATCTTTCGCGGTCCTGCGATCAGCAAGAACAGGTGCTTCACTTCTTTCAAGGCGGACAGCGACCAGCTCACACGCGCATGCGGCGCGCTGCCGGGATGCACGGCAACGAAGCGCTCGGGAGTCGTGATCGCGTAGTCCCATTCGGGCGCATCCGCAAAAATCGACGCGGTGTGACCGTCTTCGCCCATGCCGAGAATCGCGACGTCCGGCACGGCGCTAAAGCGCGGGTCGGCGTTCAGCGCGGCAACGTGCGCGTTGAGGTCTCGCGTGGTGTCGGCCAGCGGCCAGAACGCGGCATGTTTGGCGGCGTTCTGCAACAGCGTGTCGTGCACGAGTTGCGAATTGCTCGCGCTGTCCGTTTCCGGCACCCAGCGGTCGTCGACCAGCGTCACGGCAATGCGCGCCCAGTCGAAGGATTGCGTGGACAACGTCTGCAGGAACGGACGCGGACTGCTGCCGCCGGACACTGCAAGCATTGCCGGGCGCGCGTCGTTGGTTGACGTGGCCGTCTGTGCGGCGAGCGACGCATGTAACGCATCGCCAACCGCTTTCGCCAACGCGTCGGATTGGGCGCGTTGGTCGTCGAAAGCGTGAAGCTCGATCACTTCTCCTCCGTGCTGCTTTCTTGTTAGATCTACGGAACGTACCGTGCTGCTCTCACGCGATGCCTGCAAGCGGGATGGCTTGCGGGCGCCTTCGTGATACCGGCGCCATTCCGTTCAGTTCGTCAGTGGGTCTTGCAGGCGCTGTGCCGTGCTTCGATCAGGATCGGGCATGGTACGACGCCGTAATTCGGTTGATTCAATTCTCTTCTTCGAGCCAGCAGGTACCGTGCTGCGCCAGCATCGCGCTCGCCGCGGCCGGTCCCCACGTGCCTGCCGCATACGGCTTGGGTGGCTTGTTAGAGGCGGCCCATTCGTTGAGGATCGGTTCGACCCAACGCCATGCCGCTTCCTGCTCGTCGCGCCTCACAAACAGCGCGAGGCGGCCGTTGATCACGTCGAGCAGCAGACGTTGATACGCCTCCATTTGCCCTTCGCGGAAGAACCGGTCGAACGCGAGGTCGAGGTGGACGCTGGCGAGATTCATCCCTTCGCCCGGCTGCTTCGCGAGACAGTAGAGGCGAATGGTTTCGTTCGGCTGCAAACGGATCACGAGACGGTTCGCACCGCCGCGCAACGCGGACGCGCCCAGTGCCGAATGCGGCACCGCACGAAAATTCACCACGATCTCCGCGACGCGATCCGCGAGACGCTTGCCCGTGCGCAGGAAAAACGGCACGCCGGACCAGCGCCAGTTTTCGATTTCCACCTTCACGGCGACGAAGGTTTCAGTGGTGCTGTCGGGCTTCACGCCAGGCTCGGTTGCATACGCCGGCACCCCGCTGCCGCGGATCACGCCCGCATGATACTGGCCGCGCACGGCGACCTTGCCGATATCGCGCGGATCGATCGGCTTCAATGCGCGCAGCACGCGCAGCTTTTCGTCGCGGACCGAGTCGGAATCCATCGAATGCGGCGGTTCCATCGCCACGATGGAAAGCAGTTGCAGCAAATGGTTCTGCACCATGTCGCGCAAGGCGCCGGTGTTGTCGTAGAAATCGCCGCGCGCTTCCACGCCGAGCTCTTCCGCAATCGTGATCTGAATGCTTTCCACCCATTCACGGCGCCACAACGGCTCGAACAGCACATTGCCGAAGCGCAGCGCCAGCAGGTTCTGCACCGGCTCCTTGCCGAGGTAGTGGTCGATCCGGTAGATCTGTTCTTCGGCGAAGATTTCACCGACTGCATCATTAATTGCGTTGGACGACTTGAGGTCGTAGCCAAGCGGCTTTTCCAGCACGATGCGCGAATTTTCGTTGAGCCCCACCGACGCCAGCGCGCGGCAGATCGGCACGAACAGCGACGGACCCGTTGCCAGATAGAACACGCGAATGCCGGGCCGGCCGCTCAGGGCGTCGCGCAGCAGCGTGAAGTCTTCGGGGTTGCCGAGATCGATCTTCACGAACTCGATACGGTCGAGGAAGCTCGCCCATGCCGTTTCATCCACACCGTTCTTCGACACGTGCGGCTTGACGTGCTCAACGACCCAGTCAATGTAGGCAGCACGGTCGGCCACATGCCGCGCCACCGCGACGATCTTGCCGCTGTCGGCCAGCATGCCGCCCGCACGGTGCGCTTCAAACAGTGCCGGCAGGATCTTGCGCATCGACAGGTCGCCGGTTCCGCCGAAGAGAACGAAGGTGAAGCTTGAGTCGGTTTGCATGAGTCTCCGTCGATATCCTGGGGCCGCCGTGAGGACCGAAAAAGGGCGACCGTAGTCCGATAAAATATTTTTTGACACTGAATTGTAGTTTAACTACAATCCAAATCAAGAGGTAGCGCTAATTCGATGAAAAAAGCGTGCGCTGTGAGGCTGGATGCGCGTTTTTCCGAATCGGCAGGCGTCCCCTGCATGTTAACGGACATTGCGTGCGAGCACGTGCCAGCATGCCCCCGGCGGCCCATACGGAAGGCCGGAAAGCTAACCTGGCGTCAGGGTTAACGTGCAAGGCACCTCGAGTCTGCCGCGCGCGACGCGGGCAGGCAAAAATCAAAAGAGGAGACAGTCAGTTGCATCCCGAATCACTCATCTCTTGAGCTTCCAGCGGCCGGATATTGGTCCGCCGGCACATGCCTCGACGCATGTGCCCGACCGTGCTCGATCGCCCAGTGTTTTGCCTGTTTGAACCAACCACAGCACCCTGGCGACATCAGGGGCCATTTGTTTTTTGTTCAGGTGTCTGGAGGAGATAAGCAATGAAATTTCGCGCGATCATGGGCGCTTTGTGCGCCGCAGGTCTGATGTGTGGCGTCTCGGCTGCGCAAGCGGCCGAATCGGTCGAAGTGTTGCACTGGTGGACTTCGGGCGGCGAATCGAAAGCCGTCGGCGTCCTCAAGGACGACATGACGAAGCAGGGTTACACGTGGAAGGACTTCGCGGTTGCTGGCGGCGCGGGTGCGGCCGCCATGACGGCACTCAAGACGCAGGTGATCTCGGGCAACGCGCCGAGCGCCGCGCAGATCAAGGGTCCGCTGATCCAGGACTGGGCTTCGCAAGGCGTGCTGGTGCCGATCGACCCGGCCGCGGCCGACTGGAAGAAGAACCTGCCGCCGGAAATCGACAAGATCATGCACGCGGACGGCCACTACGTGGGCGCGCCGTTCTCGGTGCACCGCGTGAACTGGCTGTACATCAACAAGGCAGCACTGGACAAGGCAGGCGGCAAGGTGCCGACCACGTGGCCTGAGTTCTTCGCGGTGGCCGACAAGATGAAGGCCGCGGGCATCCAGCCGATCGCGATGGGCGGTCAGCCGTGGCAAGACCTGACGCTGTGGGAAGACGTCGTGCTGTCGCAAGGCGCGGGCTTCTACAAGAAGGCGCTGGTCGACCTCGACGAGAAGACGCTGACGTCGGACCAGATGGTCGGCGTGTTCGACACGGTCCGCAAGATCCAGGGTTACTTCGACGCGGGCCGTACGGGTCGTGACTGGAACCTGGCCACGGCCATGGTCATCAACGGCAAGGCCGGCATGCAGTTCATGGGCGACTGGGCGAAGGGCGAGTTCGCCAACGCCGACAAGAAGGCGGGTTCGGACTACGTCTGCGCTGCGGTTCCGGGCACGGAAAAGGCCTACACGTTCAACGTCGACTCGTTCGTGTTCTTCCAGCAGAAGGGCCAGAAGACCGCAACGCCGGGTCAACTGGCATTGGCCAAGACGATCATGTCGCCGGAATTCCAGGAACAGTTCAGCCTGAACAAGGGTTCGATCCCGGTTCGTCTGGGCGTGTCGATGGCCAAGTTCGACGACTGCGCGAAGAAGTCGTACGCGGATGAACAGGTGGCGATCAAGTCGGGCGGCTATGTGCCTTCGCTGGCGCACGGCATGGCGCAACCGGATGCAGCAGCCGGTGCGATCTCGGACGTGGTCACGAAGTTCATGAACTCGCAGCAGGATTCGAAGAGCGCCGTTGCCGCGCTCGCGAAGGCTGCGAAGACCAAGTAAGTAGCGTCAAGCGAAGTGGCGCGCCTGGCGGTTCCCCTCGTGGGCGCCGGGCGCGTTCTTCAGATTGCTTGCAGCGGTTGCGTTACTTAGGGCGAGACGCTTCACCCCTGGTTTCATCGAGTCACACCTATGCCGTTCCGGCCTCGCGTTTTTCTTGCGTGAGCGCTCCGGCGGTACAGTTTCAGCAGGAGTCGAGTAGTGACTGCTTCTATCAGCGGAAACGGGAAAACGGCCTCCGTGACCCGCCGCACGTCGCCCATGGCGGCCCTTGCCGATCGCTGGATTCCGAAGCTGGTGCTCGCACCCAGCGTCGTGATCAGCCTGATCTTCGTGTATGGCTTCATTGCTATTACCGGCTATCTGTCGCTGTCGAATTCGCGACTGATGCCCCGTTATGAATTTGTCGGTCTCGATCGTTATCGCGAACTGTTCGATAACGATGTGTTCTGGACGTCGGCTGCCAACCTCGGCTGGTTCGGCATTCCGTTTATCGGTATCTGTATCGGCCTCGGTCTGTTCCTCGCGATCCTGCTCGATCAGCAGATCCGCAATGAAGGCGCGCTGCGCGCCGTGTTCCTGTACCCGATGGCGCTGTCGTTCATCGTGACGGGTACGGCGTGGCAATGGATCATGACGCCGAGCGTCGGTCTCGAGAAAGTGTTCCACGAC includes the following:
- the zwf gene encoding glucose-6-phosphate dehydrogenase, with amino-acid sequence MQTDSSFTFVLFGGTGDLSMRKILPALFEAHRAGGMLADSGKIVAVARHVADRAAYIDWVVEHVKPHVSKNGVDETAWASFLDRIEFVKIDLGNPEDFTLLRDALSGRPGIRVFYLATGPSLFVPICRALASVGLNENSRIVLEKPLGYDLKSSNAINDAVGEIFAEEQIYRIDHYLGKEPVQNLLALRFGNVLFEPLWRREWVESIQITIAEELGVEARGDFYDNTGALRDMVQNHLLQLLSIVAMEPPHSMDSDSVRDEKLRVLRALKPIDPRDIGKVAVRGQYHAGVIRGSGVPAYATEPGVKPDSTTETFVAVKVEIENWRWSGVPFFLRTGKRLADRVAEIVVNFRAVPHSALGASALRGGANRLVIRLQPNETIRLYCLAKQPGEGMNLASVHLDLAFDRFFREGQMEAYQRLLLDVINGRLALFVRRDEQEAAWRWVEPILNEWAASNKPPKPYAAGTWGPAAASAMLAQHGTCWLEEEN
- a CDS encoding carbohydrate ABC transporter permease → MTASISGNGKTASVTRRTSPMAALADRWIPKLVLAPSVVISLIFVYGFIAITGYLSLSNSRLMPRYEFVGLDRYRELFDNDVFWTSAANLGWFGIPFIGICIGLGLFLAILLDQQIRNEGALRAVFLYPMALSFIVTGTAWQWIMTPSVGLEKVFHDWGWTSFSFSWLGDPDKAIFCVVIAAVWQSTGFVMALFLAGLRGVDGEIFKAAQMDGAGLPTIYRKIVIPSMRPVFFSVLLILCHITIKTFDLVVALTAGGPGTSSSLPAIFMYTFSFNRGQLGVGAASSMMMLATVVAVLVPLMYLESRSTRNAA
- a CDS encoding bifunctional transcriptional regulator/glucokinase produces the protein MSTGVQTKAVPGAGQHADGPRLLADIGGTNARFALETSPGEIGSVQVYPCADYPGVAEVIKKYLKDTRIGRVNHAAIAIANPVDGDQVSMTNHDWSFSIEATRRALGFDTLLVVNDFTALAMALPGLTDAQRVQVGGGTRRPNSVIGLLGPGTGMGVSGLIPADDRWIALGSEGGHATFAPADEREDIVLQYARKKWSHVSFERVAAGPGIEVIYRALAGRDKKRVAANVDTVEVVKRALEGEPLAAESVDVFCGILGTFAGNIAVTLGALGGIYIGGGVVPRLGEFFSRSSFRKRFEAKGRFEAYLQNVPTYVITAEYPAFLGVSAILAEQLSNRAGGSSSAVFERIRQMRDALTPAERRVADLALNHPRSIINDPIVDIARKADVSQPTVIRFCRSLGCQGLSDFKLKLATGLTGTIPVSHSQVHLGDTATDFGAKVLDNTVSAILQLREHLNFDQVERAIDLLNGARRIEFYGLGNSNIVAQDAHYKFFRFGIPTIAYGDLYMQAASAALLGKGDVIVAVSKSGRAPELLRVLDVAMQAGAKVIAITSSNTPLAKRATVALETDHIEIRESQLSMISRILHLVMIDILAVGVAIRRAMPSADVAETVAKARQGADDDATAVLDWLSHGAASSPRD
- the pgl gene encoding 6-phosphogluconolactonase, which gives rise to MIELHAFDDQRAQSDALAKAVGDALHASLAAQTATSTNDARPAMLAVSGGSSPRPFLQTLSTQSFDWARIAVTLVDDRWVPETDSASNSQLVHDTLLQNAAKHAAFWPLADTTRDLNAHVAALNADPRFSAVPDVAILGMGEDGHTASIFADAPEWDYAITTPERFVAVHPGSAPHARVSWSLSALKEVKHLFLLIAGPRKMDVLNAATASLQKNAISQLANDKGVRLDVYWCAN
- a CDS encoding lysozyme inhibitor LprI family protein, which gives rise to MWVVKPLLHADGWRRAFGALALTLAMSVAVLGVAPLRAHAEVAAADPIDASMRTCLARSDMSSTAGQVQCMDNARIGWKAALDGAWQQLQAKLPQAQRKPWEKSQASWQASRDVEKQLLADVFATTHGSRYVLAEADMQLQPVRDRALALRSALARISAGGGDPPRRPRVCTADAQCEHAMFDLNRYYRRLQSKMPARLRPTLARAQNAWTAYLNAATPVIDEGSRIDIIGARVATLKRLSETVGND
- a CDS encoding ABC transporter substrate-binding protein, translated to MKFRAIMGALCAAGLMCGVSAAQAAESVEVLHWWTSGGESKAVGVLKDDMTKQGYTWKDFAVAGGAGAAAMTALKTQVISGNAPSAAQIKGPLIQDWASQGVLVPIDPAAADWKKNLPPEIDKIMHADGHYVGAPFSVHRVNWLYINKAALDKAGGKVPTTWPEFFAVADKMKAAGIQPIAMGGQPWQDLTLWEDVVLSQGAGFYKKALVDLDEKTLTSDQMVGVFDTVRKIQGYFDAGRTGRDWNLATAMVINGKAGMQFMGDWAKGEFANADKKAGSDYVCAAVPGTEKAYTFNVDSFVFFQQKGQKTATPGQLALAKTIMSPEFQEQFSLNKGSIPVRLGVSMAKFDDCAKKSYADEQVAIKSGGYVPSLAHGMAQPDAAAGAISDVVTKFMNSQQDSKSAVAALAKAAKTK